Proteins from one Eubalaena glacialis isolate mEubGla1 chromosome 8, mEubGla1.1.hap2.+ XY, whole genome shotgun sequence genomic window:
- the RINT1 gene encoding RAD50-interacting protein 1 isoform X2, giving the protein MLAAQGAEDPHGGRMLLAGDFGKAPATRYCSENGDQRKNIKEKSDINIAALVGNEPVCEGTDNGDLPSYVAEFIEKEVGNDLKSLKKLDKLIEQMTESKMQLEEQVLTVSSEIPKRIQSALKNAEESKQFLNHFLEQESHLFSSINSHLLTAQPWIEDLGAMINQIEEIERHLAYLKWISQIEELSDNIQQYLMTNNVLEAASTLVSMAELDIRLQESSCTHLLGFMRATVKFWHKILKDKLTSDFEEILAQLHWPFITPPQSQTVGISRPASAPEIYSNLETLFCQLLKLQTSDELLTEPKQLPEKYSLPASPSVILPIQIMLTPLQKRFRYHFRGNRQTNVISKLEFSRGLMMLVLEKLAADIPCLLYDDSLFCHLVDEVLLFERELHSVHGYPSTFANCMHILSEETCFQRWLTVERKFALQKMDSMLSSEAAWISQYKDITDVDEMKVPDCAETFMTLLLVITDRYKNLPAASRKLQFLELQKDLVDDFRIRLTQVMKEETRASLGFRYCAILNAVNYISTVLADWADNVFFLQLQQAALEVFAENNTLSKLQLGQLASMESSVFDDMINLLERLKHDMLTRQVDHVFREVKDAAKLYKKERWLSLPSQSEQAVMSLSSSACPLLLTLRDRLLQLEQQLCFSLFKIFWQMLVEKLDIYIYQEIILANHFNEGGAAQLHFDMTRNLFPLFSHYCKRPENYFKHVKEACIVLNLNTGSALLLRDVLQSTSGQPPATAALNEVGIYKLAQQDVEILLNLRTNWPNTGK; this is encoded by the exons ATGCTGGCTGCGCAAGGAGCCGAGGACCCGCACGGAGGCAGGATGCTCCTGGCCGGCGATTTCGGCAAGGCGCCGGCAACCCGG TACTGCTCTGAAAATGGTGACCAAAGGAAGAACATCAAGGAGAAAA GTGACATAAATATTGCAGCTCTCGTTGGAAACGAACCAGTCTGTGAAGGTACAGATAACGGTGATCTCCCTTCCTATGTGGCGGAATTTATAGAAAAGGAAGTCGGAAATGACCTTAAATCTTTAAAGAAACTTGATAAACTCATAGAACAgatgacagaaagtaaaatgcagTTAGAAGAACAG GTACTTACAGTTTCATCAGAAATCcctaaaagaattcagagtgcCTTAAAAAATGCAGAAGAATCAAAGCAATTCCTTAATCACTTTCTGGAGCAAGAAAGCCATCTCTTCAGTTCCATTAACAGCCATCTGCTGACCGCTCAGCCCTGGATAGAAGATCTTGGAGCCATGATTAACCAAATTGAAGAGATTGAACGGCATCTTGCTTATCTTAAATGGATTTCACAAATTGAAGAACTCAG TGATAACATTCAGCAATATCTGATGACCAATAATGTCCTAGAGGCAGCTTCTACTCTGGTCTCTATGGCAGAACTTGACATCAGGCTTCAGGAATCATCCTGTACTCATCTTCTCGGTTTCATGAGAGCCACTGTTAAATTCTGGCATAAAATTCTCAAGGACAAGCTTACAAG TGACTTTGAGGAAATTTTAGCACAGCTTCATTGGCCATTCATCACACCCCCTCAGTCTCAAACTGTTGGCATAAGTCGACCAGCCAGTGCCCCTGAGATATACAGTAACTTGGAGACACTATTTTGTCAGCTCCTGAAACTACAAACCTC AGATGAATTACTTACTGAGCCAAAACAACTTCCAGAAAAATACTCTCTTCCTGCATCCCCTTCTGTCATCCTGCCCATCCAGATTATGCTGACTCCCCTTCAAAAGAGGTTCAGGTATCACTTCAGAGGGAACCGACAAACTAATGTTATAAGCAAG cTTGAATTTTCTCGGGGCCTTATGATGCTGGTTCTTGAAAAGTTAGCTGCTGATATTCCTTGTCTGCTCTATGATGACAGTCTCTTCTGTCATTTGGTGGATGAGGTGCTTTTGTTTGAAAGAGAACTACACAGCGTTCATGGCTATCCCAGCACTTTTGCTAATTGTATGCATATTCTGTCAGAAGAGACCTGTTTTCAGAGATGGTTGACTGTGGAGAGAAAAT TTGCTCTTCAAAAAATGGACTCAATGCTCTCGTCAGAAGCTGCCTGGATATCCCAATATAAGGATATCACTGATGTGGATGAGATGAAAGTTCCAGACTGTGCAGAAACGTTTATGACACTACTCTTGGTTATAACTG ACAGATATAAAAATCTTCCCGCAGCTTCCAGAAAGCTGCAGTTCCTGGAGTTACAGAAGGACTTAGTAGATGATTTTAGGATACGATTAACTCAGGTGATGAAAGAAGAGACTAGAGCTTCCCTTGGCTTTCGATACTGTGCAATTCTTAATGCCGTGAACTATATCTCAACAGTACTAGCAGATTGGGCTGACAATGTT ttctttctaCAACTTCAACAGGCAGCATTGGAAGTCTTTGCAGAGAATAACACTCTCAGTAAATTGCAGCTGGGACAACTGGCCTCTATGGAGAGCTCTGTCTTTGATGACATGATTAACCTGTTAGAGCGTTTAAAGCATGACATGCTGACCCGGCAAGTAGACCATGTCTTTAGAGAAGTTAAAGATGCtgcaaaattgtataaaaaagaaaG gTGGTTGTCCTTGCCATCGCAGTCAGAGCAGGCAGTGATGTCCCTGTCCAGTTCGGCTTGCCCCTTACTGCTTACTTTACGAGACCGTTTACTTCAGTTGGAGCAGCAGCTCTGCTTCTCCTTATTTAAAATCTTCTGGCAAATGCTTGTGGAGAAGCTGGACATATACATCTACCAAGAA ataattcttGCCAATCACTTCAATGAAGGAGGAGCGGCTCAGCTGCACTTCGATATGACTCGGAatcttttccctttgttttcccaCTATTGCAAGAGgccagaaaattattttaaaca tgtaaAAGAAGCCTGTATTGTTTTGAATTTGAACACTGGTTCTGCCCTACTTCTGAGAGATGTCCTGCAGTCAACTTCAGGGCAACCTCCTGCCACAGCGGCATTAAATGAAGTCGGAATTTATAAACTGGCTCAGCAAGATGTTGAGATTCTACTTAATTTGAGGACAAACTGGCCTAACACTGGAAAATAA
- the RINT1 gene encoding RAD50-interacting protein 1 isoform X3: MLAAQGAEDPHGGRMLLAGDFGKAPATRYCSENGDQRKNIKEKSDINIAALVGNEPVCEGTDNGDLPSYVAEFIEKEVGNDLKSLKKLDKLIEQMTESKMQLEEQVLTVSSEIPKRIQSALKNAEESKQFLNHFLEQESHLFSSINSHLLTAQPWIEDLGAMINQIEEIERHLAYLKWISQIEELSDNIQQYLMTNNVLEAASTLVSMAELDIRLQESSCTHLLGFMRATVKFWHKILKDKLTRQEVYPYFMPEWYLAQVLMWIGNHTQFLDEKIQPILDKVGSSVNARLEFSRGLMMLVLEKLAADIPCLLYDDSLFCHLVDEVLLFERELHSVHGYPSTFANCMHILSEETCFQRWLTVERKFALQKMDSMLSSEAAWISQYKDITDVDEMKVPDCAETFMTLLLVITDRYKNLPAASRKLQFLELQKDLVDDFRIRLTQVMKEETRASLGFRYCAILNAVNYISTVLADWADNVFFLQLQQAALEVFAENNTLSKLQLGQLASMESSVFDDMINLLERLKHDMLTRQVDHVFREVKDAAKLYKKERWLSLPSQSEQAVMSLSSSACPLLLTLRDRLLQLEQQLCFSLFKIFWQMLVEKLDIYIYQEIILANHFNEGGAAQLHFDMTRNLFPLFSHYCKRPENYFKHVKEACIVLNLNTGSALLLRDVLQSTSGQPPATAALNEVGIYKLAQQDVEILLNLRTNWPNTGK; encoded by the exons ATGCTGGCTGCGCAAGGAGCCGAGGACCCGCACGGAGGCAGGATGCTCCTGGCCGGCGATTTCGGCAAGGCGCCGGCAACCCGG TACTGCTCTGAAAATGGTGACCAAAGGAAGAACATCAAGGAGAAAA GTGACATAAATATTGCAGCTCTCGTTGGAAACGAACCAGTCTGTGAAGGTACAGATAACGGTGATCTCCCTTCCTATGTGGCGGAATTTATAGAAAAGGAAGTCGGAAATGACCTTAAATCTTTAAAGAAACTTGATAAACTCATAGAACAgatgacagaaagtaaaatgcagTTAGAAGAACAG GTACTTACAGTTTCATCAGAAATCcctaaaagaattcagagtgcCTTAAAAAATGCAGAAGAATCAAAGCAATTCCTTAATCACTTTCTGGAGCAAGAAAGCCATCTCTTCAGTTCCATTAACAGCCATCTGCTGACCGCTCAGCCCTGGATAGAAGATCTTGGAGCCATGATTAACCAAATTGAAGAGATTGAACGGCATCTTGCTTATCTTAAATGGATTTCACAAATTGAAGAACTCAG TGATAACATTCAGCAATATCTGATGACCAATAATGTCCTAGAGGCAGCTTCTACTCTGGTCTCTATGGCAGAACTTGACATCAGGCTTCAGGAATCATCCTGTACTCATCTTCTCGGTTTCATGAGAGCCACTGTTAAATTCTGGCATAAAATTCTCAAGGACAAGCTTACAAGGCAAGAAGTTTATCCATATTTCATG CCTGAATGGTACTTGGCTCAGGTACTTATGTGGATTGGGAACCACACTCAGTTTCTGGATGAGAAGATTCAGCCAATATTAGACAAAGTAGGCTCTTCGGTAAATGCAAGG cTTGAATTTTCTCGGGGCCTTATGATGCTGGTTCTTGAAAAGTTAGCTGCTGATATTCCTTGTCTGCTCTATGATGACAGTCTCTTCTGTCATTTGGTGGATGAGGTGCTTTTGTTTGAAAGAGAACTACACAGCGTTCATGGCTATCCCAGCACTTTTGCTAATTGTATGCATATTCTGTCAGAAGAGACCTGTTTTCAGAGATGGTTGACTGTGGAGAGAAAAT TTGCTCTTCAAAAAATGGACTCAATGCTCTCGTCAGAAGCTGCCTGGATATCCCAATATAAGGATATCACTGATGTGGATGAGATGAAAGTTCCAGACTGTGCAGAAACGTTTATGACACTACTCTTGGTTATAACTG ACAGATATAAAAATCTTCCCGCAGCTTCCAGAAAGCTGCAGTTCCTGGAGTTACAGAAGGACTTAGTAGATGATTTTAGGATACGATTAACTCAGGTGATGAAAGAAGAGACTAGAGCTTCCCTTGGCTTTCGATACTGTGCAATTCTTAATGCCGTGAACTATATCTCAACAGTACTAGCAGATTGGGCTGACAATGTT ttctttctaCAACTTCAACAGGCAGCATTGGAAGTCTTTGCAGAGAATAACACTCTCAGTAAATTGCAGCTGGGACAACTGGCCTCTATGGAGAGCTCTGTCTTTGATGACATGATTAACCTGTTAGAGCGTTTAAAGCATGACATGCTGACCCGGCAAGTAGACCATGTCTTTAGAGAAGTTAAAGATGCtgcaaaattgtataaaaaagaaaG gTGGTTGTCCTTGCCATCGCAGTCAGAGCAGGCAGTGATGTCCCTGTCCAGTTCGGCTTGCCCCTTACTGCTTACTTTACGAGACCGTTTACTTCAGTTGGAGCAGCAGCTCTGCTTCTCCTTATTTAAAATCTTCTGGCAAATGCTTGTGGAGAAGCTGGACATATACATCTACCAAGAA ataattcttGCCAATCACTTCAATGAAGGAGGAGCGGCTCAGCTGCACTTCGATATGACTCGGAatcttttccctttgttttcccaCTATTGCAAGAGgccagaaaattattttaaaca tgtaaAAGAAGCCTGTATTGTTTTGAATTTGAACACTGGTTCTGCCCTACTTCTGAGAGATGTCCTGCAGTCAACTTCAGGGCAACCTCCTGCCACAGCGGCATTAAATGAAGTCGGAATTTATAAACTGGCTCAGCAAGATGTTGAGATTCTACTTAATTTGAGGACAAACTGGCCTAACACTGGAAAATAA
- the RINT1 gene encoding RAD50-interacting protein 1 isoform X4 gives MWIGNHTQFLDEKIQPILDKVGSSVNARLEFSRGLMMLVLEKLAADIPCLLYDDSLFCHLVDEVLLFERELHSVHGYPSTFANCMHILSEETCFQRWLTVERKFALQKMDSMLSSEAAWISQYKDITDVDEMKVPDCAETFMTLLLVITDRYKNLPAASRKLQFLELQKDLVDDFRIRLTQVMKEETRASLGFRYCAILNAVNYISTVLADWADNVFFLQLQQAALEVFAENNTLSKLQLGQLASMESSVFDDMINLLERLKHDMLTRQVDHVFREVKDAAKLYKKERWLSLPSQSEQAVMSLSSSACPLLLTLRDRLLQLEQQLCFSLFKIFWQMLVEKLDIYIYQEIILANHFNEGGAAQLHFDMTRNLFPLFSHYCKRPENYFKHVKEACIVLNLNTGSALLLRDVLQSTSGQPPATAALNEVGIYKLAQQDVEILLNLRTNWPNTGK, from the exons ATGTGGATTGGGAACCACACTCAGTTTCTGGATGAGAAGATTCAGCCAATATTAGACAAAGTAGGCTCTTCGGTAAATGCAAGG cTTGAATTTTCTCGGGGCCTTATGATGCTGGTTCTTGAAAAGTTAGCTGCTGATATTCCTTGTCTGCTCTATGATGACAGTCTCTTCTGTCATTTGGTGGATGAGGTGCTTTTGTTTGAAAGAGAACTACACAGCGTTCATGGCTATCCCAGCACTTTTGCTAATTGTATGCATATTCTGTCAGAAGAGACCTGTTTTCAGAGATGGTTGACTGTGGAGAGAAAAT TTGCTCTTCAAAAAATGGACTCAATGCTCTCGTCAGAAGCTGCCTGGATATCCCAATATAAGGATATCACTGATGTGGATGAGATGAAAGTTCCAGACTGTGCAGAAACGTTTATGACACTACTCTTGGTTATAACTG ACAGATATAAAAATCTTCCCGCAGCTTCCAGAAAGCTGCAGTTCCTGGAGTTACAGAAGGACTTAGTAGATGATTTTAGGATACGATTAACTCAGGTGATGAAAGAAGAGACTAGAGCTTCCCTTGGCTTTCGATACTGTGCAATTCTTAATGCCGTGAACTATATCTCAACAGTACTAGCAGATTGGGCTGACAATGTT ttctttctaCAACTTCAACAGGCAGCATTGGAAGTCTTTGCAGAGAATAACACTCTCAGTAAATTGCAGCTGGGACAACTGGCCTCTATGGAGAGCTCTGTCTTTGATGACATGATTAACCTGTTAGAGCGTTTAAAGCATGACATGCTGACCCGGCAAGTAGACCATGTCTTTAGAGAAGTTAAAGATGCtgcaaaattgtataaaaaagaaaG gTGGTTGTCCTTGCCATCGCAGTCAGAGCAGGCAGTGATGTCCCTGTCCAGTTCGGCTTGCCCCTTACTGCTTACTTTACGAGACCGTTTACTTCAGTTGGAGCAGCAGCTCTGCTTCTCCTTATTTAAAATCTTCTGGCAAATGCTTGTGGAGAAGCTGGACATATACATCTACCAAGAA ataattcttGCCAATCACTTCAATGAAGGAGGAGCGGCTCAGCTGCACTTCGATATGACTCGGAatcttttccctttgttttcccaCTATTGCAAGAGgccagaaaattattttaaaca tgtaaAAGAAGCCTGTATTGTTTTGAATTTGAACACTGGTTCTGCCCTACTTCTGAGAGATGTCCTGCAGTCAACTTCAGGGCAACCTCCTGCCACAGCGGCATTAAATGAAGTCGGAATTTATAAACTGGCTCAGCAAGATGTTGAGATTCTACTTAATTTGAGGACAAACTGGCCTAACACTGGAAAATAA
- the RINT1 gene encoding RAD50-interacting protein 1 isoform X1, giving the protein MLAAQGAEDPHGGRMLLAGDFGKAPATRYCSENGDQRKNIKEKSDINIAALVGNEPVCEGTDNGDLPSYVAEFIEKEVGNDLKSLKKLDKLIEQMTESKMQLEEQVLTVSSEIPKRIQSALKNAEESKQFLNHFLEQESHLFSSINSHLLTAQPWIEDLGAMINQIEEIERHLAYLKWISQIEELSDNIQQYLMTNNVLEAASTLVSMAELDIRLQESSCTHLLGFMRATVKFWHKILKDKLTSDFEEILAQLHWPFITPPQSQTVGISRPASAPEIYSNLETLFCQLLKLQTSDELLTEPKQLPEKYSLPASPSVILPIQIMLTPLQKRFRYHFRGNRQTNVISKPEWYLAQVLMWIGNHTQFLDEKIQPILDKVGSSVNARLEFSRGLMMLVLEKLAADIPCLLYDDSLFCHLVDEVLLFERELHSVHGYPSTFANCMHILSEETCFQRWLTVERKFALQKMDSMLSSEAAWISQYKDITDVDEMKVPDCAETFMTLLLVITDRYKNLPAASRKLQFLELQKDLVDDFRIRLTQVMKEETRASLGFRYCAILNAVNYISTVLADWADNVFFLQLQQAALEVFAENNTLSKLQLGQLASMESSVFDDMINLLERLKHDMLTRQVDHVFREVKDAAKLYKKERWLSLPSQSEQAVMSLSSSACPLLLTLRDRLLQLEQQLCFSLFKIFWQMLVEKLDIYIYQEIILANHFNEGGAAQLHFDMTRNLFPLFSHYCKRPENYFKHVKEACIVLNLNTGSALLLRDVLQSTSGQPPATAALNEVGIYKLAQQDVEILLNLRTNWPNTGK; this is encoded by the exons ATGCTGGCTGCGCAAGGAGCCGAGGACCCGCACGGAGGCAGGATGCTCCTGGCCGGCGATTTCGGCAAGGCGCCGGCAACCCGG TACTGCTCTGAAAATGGTGACCAAAGGAAGAACATCAAGGAGAAAA GTGACATAAATATTGCAGCTCTCGTTGGAAACGAACCAGTCTGTGAAGGTACAGATAACGGTGATCTCCCTTCCTATGTGGCGGAATTTATAGAAAAGGAAGTCGGAAATGACCTTAAATCTTTAAAGAAACTTGATAAACTCATAGAACAgatgacagaaagtaaaatgcagTTAGAAGAACAG GTACTTACAGTTTCATCAGAAATCcctaaaagaattcagagtgcCTTAAAAAATGCAGAAGAATCAAAGCAATTCCTTAATCACTTTCTGGAGCAAGAAAGCCATCTCTTCAGTTCCATTAACAGCCATCTGCTGACCGCTCAGCCCTGGATAGAAGATCTTGGAGCCATGATTAACCAAATTGAAGAGATTGAACGGCATCTTGCTTATCTTAAATGGATTTCACAAATTGAAGAACTCAG TGATAACATTCAGCAATATCTGATGACCAATAATGTCCTAGAGGCAGCTTCTACTCTGGTCTCTATGGCAGAACTTGACATCAGGCTTCAGGAATCATCCTGTACTCATCTTCTCGGTTTCATGAGAGCCACTGTTAAATTCTGGCATAAAATTCTCAAGGACAAGCTTACAAG TGACTTTGAGGAAATTTTAGCACAGCTTCATTGGCCATTCATCACACCCCCTCAGTCTCAAACTGTTGGCATAAGTCGACCAGCCAGTGCCCCTGAGATATACAGTAACTTGGAGACACTATTTTGTCAGCTCCTGAAACTACAAACCTC AGATGAATTACTTACTGAGCCAAAACAACTTCCAGAAAAATACTCTCTTCCTGCATCCCCTTCTGTCATCCTGCCCATCCAGATTATGCTGACTCCCCTTCAAAAGAGGTTCAGGTATCACTTCAGAGGGAACCGACAAACTAATGTTATAAGCAAG CCTGAATGGTACTTGGCTCAGGTACTTATGTGGATTGGGAACCACACTCAGTTTCTGGATGAGAAGATTCAGCCAATATTAGACAAAGTAGGCTCTTCGGTAAATGCAAGG cTTGAATTTTCTCGGGGCCTTATGATGCTGGTTCTTGAAAAGTTAGCTGCTGATATTCCTTGTCTGCTCTATGATGACAGTCTCTTCTGTCATTTGGTGGATGAGGTGCTTTTGTTTGAAAGAGAACTACACAGCGTTCATGGCTATCCCAGCACTTTTGCTAATTGTATGCATATTCTGTCAGAAGAGACCTGTTTTCAGAGATGGTTGACTGTGGAGAGAAAAT TTGCTCTTCAAAAAATGGACTCAATGCTCTCGTCAGAAGCTGCCTGGATATCCCAATATAAGGATATCACTGATGTGGATGAGATGAAAGTTCCAGACTGTGCAGAAACGTTTATGACACTACTCTTGGTTATAACTG ACAGATATAAAAATCTTCCCGCAGCTTCCAGAAAGCTGCAGTTCCTGGAGTTACAGAAGGACTTAGTAGATGATTTTAGGATACGATTAACTCAGGTGATGAAAGAAGAGACTAGAGCTTCCCTTGGCTTTCGATACTGTGCAATTCTTAATGCCGTGAACTATATCTCAACAGTACTAGCAGATTGGGCTGACAATGTT ttctttctaCAACTTCAACAGGCAGCATTGGAAGTCTTTGCAGAGAATAACACTCTCAGTAAATTGCAGCTGGGACAACTGGCCTCTATGGAGAGCTCTGTCTTTGATGACATGATTAACCTGTTAGAGCGTTTAAAGCATGACATGCTGACCCGGCAAGTAGACCATGTCTTTAGAGAAGTTAAAGATGCtgcaaaattgtataaaaaagaaaG gTGGTTGTCCTTGCCATCGCAGTCAGAGCAGGCAGTGATGTCCCTGTCCAGTTCGGCTTGCCCCTTACTGCTTACTTTACGAGACCGTTTACTTCAGTTGGAGCAGCAGCTCTGCTTCTCCTTATTTAAAATCTTCTGGCAAATGCTTGTGGAGAAGCTGGACATATACATCTACCAAGAA ataattcttGCCAATCACTTCAATGAAGGAGGAGCGGCTCAGCTGCACTTCGATATGACTCGGAatcttttccctttgttttcccaCTATTGCAAGAGgccagaaaattattttaaaca tgtaaAAGAAGCCTGTATTGTTTTGAATTTGAACACTGGTTCTGCCCTACTTCTGAGAGATGTCCTGCAGTCAACTTCAGGGCAACCTCCTGCCACAGCGGCATTAAATGAAGTCGGAATTTATAAACTGGCTCAGCAAGATGTTGAGATTCTACTTAATTTGAGGACAAACTGGCCTAACACTGGAAAATAA